CAATTTTTTAAATCGATATTTTGATGTGCAACATTTAAATCGCCACAAAGGATAACTGGTTTTTCTTTACTTAGTTCATTCAAATATTCACGAAAAGCATCTTCCCACGTCATTCGGTAATCTAATCGCTTCAACTCATTTTGTGAATTTGGTGTGTAACAAGTAATCATGAAAAAGTTTGGATATTCCAAAGTGATCAAACGACCTTCTTGGTCATGTTCTTCAAGTCCCATGCCATAACGAACGCTTAAAGCTTCTTCTTTGGCAAAAATCGCAGTACCAGAATAGCCTTTTTTCTCAGCGTAATTCCAGTATTGGTAGTAGCCAGGTAAGTCTAAATCGATTTGCCCTTCTTGCAGTTTTGTTTCTTGTAAGCAGAAAAAATCGGCATCTAATTCATTGAAAACTTCCATAAAGTTCTTTTTAACAACAGCACGCAGACCGTTGACATTCCATGAAATACATTTCATTTTGAGGACCTCTTTCAAAATTGATATCATTTATTGATTCTTGTAAGCAAGACTTTAGAATAGTTTAACATACATAATCTGAATTTTGGTATTATGTGTCAATTTTTTGATTCAAATTTAGGCGTATCATTTTTGTATCCAGGTATTTGGATTTGTGATAAAGTTATAGGCGAAGTAGTGGACAACTATCTAATTATTCTGAACTGAAAGGATCTATCAAATTGAATACAAAAGAGATAGGGTTATTAATTTATGGGATTATACTAAGTAGCGTTATCGGTGTTATATCTTTTATATTTTTAAGACTAGAAGGAATAGGTTCCGAATTACTTTGGAATTTAGTTTCACCTGGCAACCGCTGGCGAGTGTTATATATTTTAGGCATTACTTTAACTGGTGGGATCTTACTGGGATTTTTTCGAGCAAGGTGGGGGAATTTACCTCATACAGTTCATGATTCAGTGACAGAATTAAAGCAAACAAAAACATTAGATCATAGTAGTGTTTTCCGTAGTTTGTTGATTGCGCTGATCGTATTGATCTTTGGTGCAGGTGTGGGACCTGAAGCAGGACTGCTAAGTGCCGTTATTTATTTATCCGTTTGGCAGGCAGATAAACTACGTTATTATTATTTTAACTATAAAGAGTTGAGAGGTTTATCAATACAAGAGCGTTCCGCACGTTTGTTAAACCCTAAAAGCTATTTGTTGACGTATGATGAAAATAAAGCTGTGAAAGGACACCAGAAGTCGAGAAAAAAGTTTTTTTATCTACTGTTTATTATTAACGGTTTAATCACTTTTGTTCTATTGATGAAACTGACAGGACAACCATCTTTTGTTTCTAAAATGGGTGAATCTAATTGGATATGGAGAGATCTGTGGATAGCTCTGCCACTGATTATATTCGGGGCAATAGTTGGAAAATGTTATAGTCTTTTTACTAAATTTTTAGAGAAACGACTAGATGTTTGGCAAGAATTTCCCACTCGTAAAGCGTTGATAGGATCTATCGCAATCTTTTTGATAGGTATTTTTTTGCCTAACTTACTTTTTTCAGGACAGTTATCCCTTTCACTTGCTCCATTTGTTGGAAGCCAAGCTTCATTTTTAGTATTGACGATGATTGCCTTGATCAAATTATTGTTTTTACAAATTTGTTTGAACACAGGATGGGTTGGTGGTGATATCTTTCCGATTGTATTTTCTGCGATCATTCAAGGATTTGCTGTATCACAATTATTTCCTCAAACGGATCGCTTATTGATTGTTGCAATCGTGAGTACGAGTATTGCAATTGCAATCATAAAGTCGCCATTTGCAGTTGGAGTGTTTATGATGTTGTTTTTCCCACTAAATTTAAGCCCAATCATTTTAGCAGTAGCAGCTATTTTATTTTTGGTCAAAAAGATATCAAACCAATTAATCCAAAAGAAGATAGTCGGTAAAAAAAATGGATAAAATATTATATATCGAACTAGGAGGATTTTTATGAAAATCGGAATCATCGGTTTAGGCAATATCGCACAAAAAGCGTATCTACCTGTATACTCTCAACTAAGAGACCAGGCAACTTTTGTATTATCCACTAGAAATGAACAAACTCGAAAAGAAATCAGTGAAAAATATGGCTTCAACGAAATGGTTACCTCTACAGAGGAGTTGATTGAAACTGGCATATCTGCCTGTTTCGTCCATGCTGCAACCAACGTTCATGGTCAACTTGTAAAACAACTATTAGAAGCAGGCATCCACGTTTTCGTCGACAAACCTTTAAGCGAAAATCTATCAGAAGTTAAAGAAATCCAAACGCTAGCAGCTGAAAAAAATCTTCTGTTGATGGTAGGCTTTAACCGTCGCTTTGCCCCCTTTGTAGAAGAATTAAAAGCAGTTGAAAATAAAAATATGCTGTTGATCCAAAAAAATCGAGTGGCTTCAGAGTCTACCGCTAATTTTGTAATCTACGATTTATTTTTACATGTAGCAGACATACTTGTTTACCTGCTTGATGATGACATTCGACAAGTTCAAACAAAAATCATCGAGGAAAACAATCTCCTGAAAAGAGCAATTCTTCAAGTAGAGACGGAAACCACAACAGCAATCGCTTCAATGAATCTTTACGCTGGGGCAAATACTGAAACGTATCAGCTGACTAGTCCAGAGGGAACTTTGGTTTTAGAGAATCTAACGGACTTAACAATCAAAAGTCAACAATCAACTCAGCAAAAAAGCTTTGGTGATTGGTCAACAACTTTAGAAAAACGCGGCTTCCAGCAAATGGTAGAAACATTTATTAAAGCCGTTCAGACAAATGACGGTACGCATTTAAAACAAGAAAAAGTTTTCACTAGTCATGAATTATGTGCACAGATGTTACATAAACATCAAGAACATATTTTATAGACTCAGACTAGAAAGTTTCCCCTAGGCATGCTAGAATAAATAGGATGTTTGAAAGAAAGGAACGACTTTCGATGAATAAAATTGAAATGATGAATGAATTAACGGATATAACTTTGCTTTTTGATGAACCTTTGATGAATTTTACTTTTACTAAAACGGGCGGACCTGTAGATGTTTTGGCTTTTCCAAAATCTAAAGCTGAAGTGGTTACTTTAGTGGAATACTGCAGAAATCATGAAATCCCTTGGCTTGTTTTAGGCAATGCCAGTAATTTAATTGTACGAGATGGCGGTATTCGAGGAATGGTGATCATGTTGGAAAATATGAAGCAAATCACGGTTTCTAAAAATCAGATCATTGTGGAGGCAGGCGCAAAATTGATCGATACAACCTACGTTGCCTTAGAGCATGATTTAACAGGTTTTGAATTTGCGTGCGGTATTCCAGGCAGCATCGGTGGAGCTGTTTATATGAATGCGGGTGCTTACGGTGGCGAGATCAAAGATGTTTTCACCAGTGCTGATGTATTGTTGGATGATGGAACGATCCAGACCTTTACAAATGAAGAGATGGATTTTTCTTATCGTCACAGCGGGATTCAAGAGAGGCATTGTATTGTGTTAGAAGCAACATTTTCTTTAGAAAAAGGAGAAAATAGCGTAATCAAGAGTCAAATGGCTGAGTTAACT
This sequence is a window from Enterococcus sp. 7F3_DIV0205. Protein-coding genes within it:
- a CDS encoding Gfo/Idh/MocA family protein gives rise to the protein MKIGIIGLGNIAQKAYLPVYSQLRDQATFVLSTRNEQTRKEISEKYGFNEMVTSTEELIETGISACFVHAATNVHGQLVKQLLEAGIHVFVDKPLSENLSEVKEIQTLAAEKNLLLMVGFNRRFAPFVEELKAVENKNMLLIQKNRVASESTANFVIYDLFLHVADILVYLLDDDIRQVQTKIIEENNLLKRAILQVETETTTAIASMNLYAGANTETYQLTSPEGTLVLENLTDLTIKSQQSTQQKSFGDWSTTLEKRGFQQMVETFIKAVQTNDGTHLKQEKVFTSHELCAQMLHKHQEHIL
- a CDS encoding chloride channel protein — encoded protein: MNTKEIGLLIYGIILSSVIGVISFIFLRLEGIGSELLWNLVSPGNRWRVLYILGITLTGGILLGFFRARWGNLPHTVHDSVTELKQTKTLDHSSVFRSLLIALIVLIFGAGVGPEAGLLSAVIYLSVWQADKLRYYYFNYKELRGLSIQERSARLLNPKSYLLTYDENKAVKGHQKSRKKFFYLLFIINGLITFVLLMKLTGQPSFVSKMGESNWIWRDLWIALPLIIFGAIVGKCYSLFTKFLEKRLDVWQEFPTRKALIGSIAIFLIGIFLPNLLFSGQLSLSLAPFVGSQASFLVLTMIALIKLLFLQICLNTGWVGGDIFPIVFSAIIQGFAVSQLFPQTDRLLIVAIVSTSIAIAIIKSPFAVGVFMMLFFPLNLSPIILAVAAILFLVKKISNQLIQKKIVGKKNG
- the murB gene encoding UDP-N-acetylmuramate dehydrogenase, whose amino-acid sequence is MNKIEMMNELTDITLLFDEPLMNFTFTKTGGPVDVLAFPKSKAEVVTLVEYCRNHEIPWLVLGNASNLIVRDGGIRGMVIMLENMKQITVSKNQIIVEAGAKLIDTTYVALEHDLTGFEFACGIPGSIGGAVYMNAGAYGGEIKDVFTSADVLLDDGTIQTFTNEEMDFSYRHSGIQERHCIVLEATFSLEKGENSVIKSQMAELTELRESKQPLEYPSCGSVFKRPEGHFTGKLIQDAGLQGLKWGGAQISEKHAGFIVNIDQATATDYVELIAHIQQVIKEKFDVVLETEVRIIGEER
- a CDS encoding exodeoxyribonuclease III, producing the protein MKCISWNVNGLRAVVKKNFMEVFNELDADFFCLQETKLQEGQIDLDLPGYYQYWNYAEKKGYSGTAIFAKEEALSVRYGMGLEEHDQEGRLITLEYPNFFMITCYTPNSQNELKRLDYRMTWEDAFREYLNELSKEKPVILCGDLNVAHQNIDLKNWKTNQKNAGFTPEERAKFTDLLDSGFIDTYRHFYPDQEGVYSWWSYRFNARKNNAGWRIDYFVVSDDLKDALTSAKIHTEITGSDHCPVEVDLTIA